A genomic stretch from Candidatus Methanomassiliicoccus intestinalis Issoire-Mx1 includes:
- a CDS encoding 60S ribosomal export protein NMD3 — MFCVKCGKEGKTYDSLCSECYLKSNKFTNCPEVSDLVYCAHCKDFQIGKGWVHYDSEEEAVKEFAIGNIMLRQDAVLDAVECSAERLDEKHYLVKILVYLLYDDLEVVEDCTTTVRVRRNVCDRCNKIQGSYFESIVQVRPSARHFSDKEEEEILSRVMKYAEGVSKNNRDAFISKVVEVHGGYDFYASTLAFGKMIARDLISTYGAETKESSSIQGQKDGRNIYRVTYLVRLPPYRVRDIIEIKGKLYIVSSTGPQTAKLRNIKNHEPKTVSNVDLREVRVVGTKDDFMDAVVLTETDREFQIMHPSSYKTVEIKKPRGFKRTGDTIKIFSYEGELYFIGN, encoded by the coding sequence ATGTTCTGCGTAAAGTGCGGCAAGGAAGGGAAGACATACGATTCCCTGTGTTCTGAGTGTTATCTCAAAAGCAATAAGTTTACAAATTGTCCTGAAGTTTCTGATCTGGTTTACTGTGCCCACTGCAAAGATTTCCAAATCGGAAAAGGCTGGGTTCATTACGATTCTGAGGAAGAGGCCGTAAAAGAATTTGCCATCGGCAACATCATGCTGAGACAGGACGCAGTTCTGGATGCAGTGGAATGCTCTGCAGAGCGTCTCGATGAAAAACACTACCTGGTTAAAATTCTCGTTTATCTGCTGTATGATGACCTGGAAGTGGTGGAAGACTGTACAACTACCGTCAGGGTAAGACGCAATGTCTGCGACCGCTGCAATAAGATTCAGGGCAGCTATTTTGAATCAATTGTGCAGGTAAGACCTTCTGCCAGGCATTTTTCAGACAAGGAAGAAGAAGAGATTCTATCTCGTGTGATGAAATATGCAGAGGGAGTTTCTAAAAACAACAGGGATGCTTTCATCTCCAAAGTTGTTGAAGTCCACGGCGGCTACGATTTTTATGCCAGCACTCTTGCCTTTGGAAAAATGATTGCCAGAGATCTGATCTCCACCTATGGGGCAGAAACCAAGGAATCATCTTCTATCCAGGGACAGAAAGACGGTCGCAACATCTACCGCGTAACATACCTGGTGCGTCTGCCTCCGTATCGTGTTAGGGATATTATAGAAATTAAAGGTAAACTGTACATTGTATCGAGTACTGGACCTCAGACTGCCAAGCTCCGCAATATCAAAAATCATGAGCCTAAAACGGTATCAAACGTGGATCTCAGGGAAGTCAGGGTCGTAGGGACAAAAGATGACTTCATGGATGCAGTTGTTCTTACAGAAACAGACCGCGAGTTTCAGATAATGCATCCATCGTCTTACAAAACTGTAGAAATAAAGAAACCGCGCGGTTTCAAAAGAACCGGCGATACAATTAAAATTTTCAGTTATGAAGGAGAATTGTATTTTATAGGGAATTAA
- a CDS encoding fumarate hydratase, with product MIRTDIIEDTVVSLLKEAVTSLPEDVLSALKKAEKNERSEIARTQLRTILNNIDAADSMAVPMCQDTGIHVFFVSGRITPGIEDKIRAGTLRATNEIPLRPNAVHPLTRENPGTNVAEGLPYVVFHPSSADYTEITVMPKGAGSENMTALAMLTPSQGIKGIKKFILDTVVNAAGKPCPPIILGIGIGGTADEATALSKKALLRSLDQRNADQSVAELESDLYEALNMTGIGPMGLGGDTTTLGVNIEIAYCHTASLPVAVNLQCWAGRRATARIYADGTVEYLTRGGSE from the coding sequence ATCATTAGAACTGATATTATCGAAGACACTGTCGTATCTCTGCTGAAGGAGGCCGTTACTTCTCTGCCGGAGGACGTCCTCTCTGCTTTGAAGAAAGCTGAAAAGAATGAACGCAGCGAGATTGCCAGAACCCAGCTGCGCACGATTTTGAATAACATTGATGCAGCAGACAGCATGGCGGTTCCAATGTGCCAGGATACAGGCATTCATGTGTTTTTCGTCAGCGGCAGGATTACCCCCGGCATTGAAGATAAGATCCGTGCCGGTACGCTGAGAGCAACCAATGAGATTCCGCTTCGTCCGAATGCGGTCCATCCGCTTACCAGAGAAAACCCTGGGACAAACGTAGCTGAAGGTCTTCCTTACGTGGTCTTCCATCCGTCTTCAGCAGATTATACGGAAATCACTGTAATGCCGAAAGGGGCAGGCTCTGAAAACATGACTGCCTTAGCTATGTTGACTCCTTCTCAGGGAATCAAGGGCATTAAAAAATTCATTCTTGATACTGTGGTCAATGCAGCAGGAAAGCCGTGCCCCCCGATTATTCTGGGAATCGGCATAGGCGGGACGGCTGATGAAGCCACAGCACTGTCCAAAAAAGCTCTTCTGAGGTCTCTGGATCAGAGGAATGCAGACCAGAGCGTTGCAGAACTCGAATCCGATCTGTATGAAGCTCTGAATATGACAGGCATTGGCCCCATGGGCTTAGGCGGCGACACAACTACGCTGGGAGTAAACATTGAAATCGCATACTGCCACACAGCCAGTCTTCCGGTGGCGGTGAATCTCCAGTGCTGGGCGGGCCGCCGTGCAACTGCCAGGATCTATGCAGACGGCACAGTGGAATACCTGACGCGGGGTGGTTCTGAATGA
- a CDS encoding DUF424 domain-containing protein produces the protein MITLRMHTSGSEVLLAAADKDLLDMKFSEGRMRLEVYREFYEGEDASEELLLNRLSMCSSANLVGREVIALAVKHNYIDEDCIIMIGGVPHAQLAKM, from the coding sequence ATGATCACTTTACGCATGCACACGTCCGGAAGCGAGGTTCTGCTGGCTGCAGCAGACAAAGACCTTTTAGATATGAAATTCTCAGAAGGCAGGATGAGGCTTGAAGTCTACAGGGAGTTCTATGAGGGAGAAGACGCCTCTGAAGAGCTTCTGCTCAACAGGCTGTCCATGTGCTCTTCTGCAAATCTTGTCGGCAGGGAAGTAATCGCTCTGGCTGTAAAGCACAATTACATTGACGAAGACTGCATAATCATGATCGGCGGAGTCCCGCATGCCCAGCTGGCAAAAATGTAA
- a CDS encoding competence/damage-inducible protein A — translation MNVGIINIGDELLTGKKDPYPAEMIEAVRSKGADVAFIQVITDDIDVIVKALAYSQNADVDILIVTGGLGPTLDDLTREAVAEYMGTELEIDEKSLDELERFMKRIHPEKELEEISKRMARVPRGAEAVHNVCGAACGIKAQIKNMTVFCLPGFPNEMIPMFYESILPVISGNDEISEELTIFINESDVDPYMRQISEKYNVRVASLPSLDYKKIGNKVVIKGKKENVMLARKEFENCINSL, via the coding sequence ATGAATGTCGGGATAATCAACATCGGCGATGAGCTTCTGACTGGAAAAAAGGATCCATACCCTGCTGAAATGATTGAAGCGGTAAGATCTAAAGGAGCAGACGTGGCATTCATACAGGTCATTACAGATGACATTGATGTTATTGTGAAGGCGCTGGCGTATTCACAGAATGCAGATGTAGACATATTGATAGTCACGGGCGGACTGGGTCCCACTCTGGATGACCTTACCAGAGAGGCAGTCGCCGAGTATATGGGTACAGAACTGGAGATAGACGAAAAATCACTGGATGAACTGGAACGGTTTATGAAGAGAATACATCCAGAAAAAGAACTGGAAGAGATTTCAAAACGCATGGCCAGAGTCCCCAGGGGCGCTGAGGCTGTGCATAATGTCTGCGGGGCAGCCTGCGGAATAAAGGCTCAAATAAAAAATATGACGGTATTCTGTCTCCCCGGATTCCCCAATGAAATGATACCAATGTTCTATGAAAGCATACTTCCGGTAATCTCAGGAAATGACGAGATTTCAGAAGAACTTACAATATTCATAAATGAATCTGATGTGGATCCATATATGAGACAGATATCAGAAAAATATAATGTCAGAGTAGCATCGCTGCCCAGCTTAGACTACAAAAAGATAGGAAACAAAGTAGTCATCAAGGGAAAGAAGGAAAATGTAATGCTGGCCAGGAAAGAATTTGAGAATTGTATTAATTCCCTATAA